Genomic DNA from Candidatus Manganitrophaceae bacterium:
GAGCCCCAGACCGACCCCGCCGAACTCCCGGGTGGCGGCGCCGTCCACCTGATGGAAGGTGTCGAAGATCCGCGGCAAATGTTCGGGACGGATGCCGATTCCGGTATCCTGAACGGCAATCTCGACTCCGGTCCCGTCTGCCTGCATCCTCGCTCGGATGGTGATTTCCCCGTTGGAGGTAAACTTCACTGCATTCGAAAGAAGGTTAACCAAGATCTGTTTAATCTTCCCGACGTCGCTTTCAATCGAGGGAAGCCCCGAAGCAATACCGCAAGAGATCGGGAGCCCCTTTTCCTCGGAGAGGGGATAAATTCCGCTCACCACCTCGTCAATTAAAACGGCTAGATCGACCTTCGAAGGGGTCACCGACATCTTTCCCGCCTCAATCTTCGCCAGATCGAGCACATCGTTCACCAGCTGGGTCAGGTCATGCGCATTGCGTCGAACCCCTCTGAGGGCAAGCCGCTGCTCTTCTCGGACCGTTCCGTAGACCTCTTCCATCAAAAGATGGGTATAGCCGATGATCGCATTGAGCGGGGTTCGAAGCTCGTGGGAAATATTGGAAAGAAAGTGCGACTTGAGCCGGCTTGCCTCCTCCGCCTCGATCTTCTTGCGCTGCAGCTCCTCATTGATTTGCTCAAGATGGCCGGCATATTGCTGATTTGCAATCGCCAAGGCGATTTGATTGGCTATCGTCTGCATCAGCTGAATGTCCTCGGAGGTAAACGGCTCCTGCTGCTCCTTATCGCAAATCCAGAGGACGCCGAGCGGAATGCCCCGGATTTGGAGCGGAACGGCGAGAATCGATTCAATGCCGAGCCGCTCGATAAAGGGCCGATACCGTTCCATGCCGGGGTCGCTCCAGATCGGATGAAGCCTCAGCATCTCCCCCCGGTAGAGAAGGCGATAGATCGGATCCCCCTCCTCCTCGATGAGCGGCGCTTCGAGCCGCTGCATCACCCCCTCCTCAAAGCCATAAAACGCGTGGGGACGGATCGTTTTCCGGTTTGAATCGATCAATGAGATCCCACAGCGGGTTGCCTTCGTCAGTTCGGCGATCCGCCTCACCACCTCGGTCAGGAAGAGATCGCTCTTCTCCCCCAACGCAAATCGACTGGAGAAGTGGTGGAGGGCCTGCGAGATATCGAGCTGCCGCCGAAGCTGCTCCATCCCGCCCGCCAAGGCATCGTGCGCCTTTTGAAGGGCCGCTTCCGCCTGCTTCCGCTCCCACGTCTCCAGGGCGAGGGCGGTGACATCGGCAATCGACGCTGAAAAGTGCTGCTCCTCGGAGGTCCACCGTCGGGCGGGGCCGACCTGCTCATGGCAAACGACCCCGACCATCTTTCCATTCAGCCAGATCGGGGCGTCGAGCATTGAAGTAATCCCGAGCGGGGCAAGGTAAGACTCCGAGAACTCTTCCGTGCGCGGATCGGCATGGGCATCGTGCGCCGGGATGATCCGCTCCAATTCCAACGCTTCAAAATAGGCCGGATATCGTTCTGCAGGGAGCTCCATCCCTTCCGAATGGCGGGAAAGGCTTCGTTCGTAGAGGTCGAAACAGCGGATTTTAGAACGCGCGTCGTCATAAAGCCAGACGCTGGCACGCTCGACCTCTAAAACATGCGCCGCCGCCCTCGTGATTTCTCCGAAGGAAGCCTTCAGATCGACCCCCTCGGACAACCGGCTTCTCGCGAGCCGTCCCAACACCCGGTTCTGGCGACGCAAGCGGTTTTCTCCCTTCCGCTGCTCCGTGATATCGCGTGTAAAACAGCGGACATGGACGAACTTTCCGTCTTCCCAAAAAACGTTGGAGTCGATGAGCAGATGCTTAATCGAACCGTCTTTGCACCGAAACCGGGCTTCATAGTGACGAAGCGTCTCCCCCTGCGAGAGCCGCTGCAGGAGATCGTTGGCCACCTCCACATCGGCATGAAATTCGGAGATATGGCGGCCGACATACTCTTCGCGTTGATACCCGAGCAGATCGAGCTCCGCCCGATTGGCCCGTAAGATCATCCCGTCCGGCCCGATCCAATGCAGACCGACCGCCGCATTTTCGAAAAAGTCGGCCAACGTCTGCTCGCTTCGACGCAGCGCCCGCTCTATCCGCTTCCGCTCGGTAATATCCCGTTTCACACCGACGTGACAGACCACGTCGCCCGCGTCGTCTTTCATCGAGAAGGCGGTGAGCTCGATCTCGATCTTCTTCCCCGACTTGGTCCGGCTGACATGCTCGCCCTGGTAGCTTCCGCTCTTCTGCAATTGCTCCGCAATCCGTCGGAAGGGTTCCTCTCCGAGATGGATTTGAGGCGTTTTGCCCTGGAGCGCTTCATCGGAATAGCCGATCAGCATCCGATGGGCGTAGTTCTGCTCGAGATAGTATCCTTTGGCATCAATGATCGCGATGGCATCGCTCGCGGAAGCGATGATCCGCTGATAGAGATGCAGCCGCGCATCGGCCCGCCGGCGCTCGGCGGTCTCTTCCTCCAGCTGCCGTTTCTTGAGCGCGAGCGCAGCTTTTCCCTCGCTCAGTGCGACCGCATCGCGCTCCCGCTCGACGATATGACGAATCAGCCGCTCCACTTCCTGGGCGGCGCCCCGATCTGTAAGAAACTCATCGGGTGGGATGTAATACTGATTCTGGCAGACGAGCCCGCCGGAAATGACCTTCGGATGGGTCCGGATGACATCCTGGATGAGCTCCGGCTGGAACCGGTTTCGATTGTACTGGCAAATGGCCACGACATTGTTGCTGGGGAAAAACCGATTCAGCTTTGCCTCATACTCCATCAACCGTTCTGCTCCCGGGTCCCCCCCCAATGCCCAGGTCATCTCCCCCGTGATCCTCAATGCCGTATACCCGGCCCGTTCGGCCGCCTCGACCGCCCCTTTTAAAAAAGCGATCATTCCATCCGGATCAAAATATCCCTTATTGAGGTAGACCTGTTTGTCGGCAATGGTCAGGGCGCCCGATTGGATCGCGGCATCGACATTGATCCCCTCCTGGTGCATGGCGTCGATCACCGTTGCCGCGACATTCTCATCGACAATATAAACGCACTGCTCCCCCCGCTCTAACCCGATTCGGATAAAGGAGACGGCGGCGGCGAGCTGCTCTTGAAGGGTCTCATAGATCAGACAGAGGTGATCGTGCGGCGCGGCCTGTTTGATGGCCTGAACGAGGGAGGAGTGGCTCTCTTTGGAATAATGCATCAGTTCTCCGTGACGTGATTCTGTTGTGATGGCAAGAAGGGAGGGAGCGCGTTTTAGGCGACTTTTATCACGTCATTTATCGCATGAAAATCATGCAGATAAGGGTTCTATTTTTAAGAGAAAAGGGATCTGAGTCATTATAGGAGAAAGACCGGTAATGATGCAAGAGGAGGATTTTCGTGATCCACCCGATCCCACGCCGGATTTTACGCCAGCCGATAAATCGGGGTAAATTTCTCCTTCAGATATTGGACGAAATAATCGGGGTTCAGCGTCTCTCCCGTAATGCGAAGGATCAGTTCATCGCTCGCATATTGTTTGCCCCAGCGATGGATCTTTTCATTGAGCCACTGCTTCAAAGGCAGCAGATTCCCTCGCGCACTCTCCCCTTCCAGGTCGGGGATCTCCTTCTTTGCCTGATTCAAAAATTGAATTGCATAGAGGTTGCCGAGCGTGTAGGTCGGAAAATAGCCGAATGCCCCTCCCGACCAATGAATATCTTGCAAGACCCCCTGCGCATCCGAAGGGGGGGTCAGGCCGAGGTAGAGGCGCATCTTTTCATTCCAAAGAGCGGGGAGCGCCTCCACCGGAAGATTCTCCTCAATCAGTGCACGCTCGATTTCGAAGCGGATGATGATGTGAAGGTTGTAGGTCAGCTCGTCGGCTTCCACCCGGATCAGCGACGGCTGCACCCGATTGATCGCCGCGTAGAAGCGCTCCAGATCGACCCCCTCCAGCCCTTCCGGAAAGGTCTTCTGGAGGATCGGATAAAAATGCCGCCAGAGGGCCTTTGACCGGCCGATCCCATTTTCCCAAAGGCGGGACTGGCTCTCATGGATACCGAGCGAGCGCGCCTCACCGAGCGGGGTTCCATAGAGGTCGGGGTTCAGTCCCTGGTCATAAAGGGCATGTCCTCCCTCATGAATCGAGCTGAAAAGGGAGGAGAGCAGATCACCTTCATCCACCCGGGTGGTAATTCGAACGTCGGTCGGATGAAACGAGGTCGTGAAAGGGTGGGCTGAAATATCTTGACGGCCGCAATTGAAATCATAGCCCATCGCCTCCAGCACCTTCTGGCCGAACGCCAGCTGCTTCTCCGGCGGATAGGAGCGATGCAAAAAATCACCGTTCGGCTGAATGGGGGAGTGAACGATCTGCTCCAGCAGCGGCACCAACTTCGCCCGAAGCGACGCGAAGAGCGGGACCAGCTGCGCCACCGTCATCCCCGGCTCGTAAGCGTCCAACAGCGCATCATACGGGGAGCGTTGATAGCCGAGGTAGTCGGCTTCTTCTTTTTTCAGGGCGATCATCGTCTTCAGATGCGGGGCGAACCGAGAGAAGTCGCTCTTTTTTCGCGCCTCAACCCAAACCTGCTCCGAAATCGAGGCCGCTTTTCCAAACCGCCGAACAAACTCGGACGGCAACTTGGTTGCCTTATGGTAGTCGCGCCAGCTCTCCCGCAGGAGGGCGCGCGCCGCCTCGTCCCACGTCTCCTCATTCCCTTTAATCGCTCCGCTTTCCAGATCGACCCACTGGGAGAGGATCCGCTGCATCTCCGGCCCGACGCTCTTGTCGTGCGCCAATCCCCCCAACGCCGACAACTGCTCCGCCCGCGCCCCCCCCGCCCCCGGCGGCATATAGGTCTCCTGATCCCAATGAAGCAGCGAGATCGCGCTCGAAAGATGTTGTATGTCTTGAAGGTATTCAATCAACGGCTTGAGATCTTTCACACCCTTCACGGCAGCCCCCTCCAAACGTTTTTTGCCATTGTAGCCAATCTCTTCAGAGAAGACAATGCGGGGGCGATGGGAATGGGCCATAGCATAAAACGTCT
This window encodes:
- a CDS encoding MEDS domain-containing protein yields the protein MHYSKESHSSLVQAIKQAAPHDHLCLIYETLQEQLAAAVSFIRIGLERGEQCVYIVDENVAATVIDAMHQEGINVDAAIQSGALTIADKQVYLNKGYFDPDGMIAFLKGAVEAAERAGYTALRITGEMTWALGGDPGAERLMEYEAKLNRFFPSNNVVAICQYNRNRFQPELIQDVIRTHPKVISGGLVCQNQYYIPPDEFLTDRGAAQEVERLIRHIVERERDAVALSEGKAALALKKRQLEEETAERRRADARLHLYQRIIASASDAIAIIDAKGYYLEQNYAHRMLIGYSDEALQGKTPQIHLGEEPFRRIAEQLQKSGSYQGEHVSRTKSGKKIEIELTAFSMKDDAGDVVCHVGVKRDITERKRIERALRRSEQTLADFFENAAVGLHWIGPDGMILRANRAELDLLGYQREEYVGRHISEFHADVEVANDLLQRLSQGETLRHYEARFRCKDGSIKHLLIDSNVFWEDGKFVHVRCFTRDITEQRKGENRLRRQNRVLGRLARSRLSEGVDLKASFGEITRAAAHVLEVERASVWLYDDARSKIRCFDLYERSLSRHSEGMELPAERYPAYFEALELERIIPAHDAHADPRTEEFSESYLAPLGITSMLDAPIWLNGKMVGVVCHEQVGPARRWTSEEQHFSASIADVTALALETWERKQAEAALQKAHDALAGGMEQLRRQLDISQALHHFSSRFALGEKSDLFLTEVVRRIAELTKATRCGISLIDSNRKTIRPHAFYGFEEGVMQRLEAPLIEEEGDPIYRLLYRGEMLRLHPIWSDPGMERYRPFIERLGIESILAVPLQIRGIPLGVLWICDKEQQEPFTSEDIQLMQTIANQIALAIANQQYAGHLEQINEELQRKKIEAEEASRLKSHFLSNISHELRTPLNAIIGYTHLLMEEVYGTVREEQRLALRGVRRNAHDLTQLVNDVLDLAKIEAGKMSVTPSKVDLAVLIDEVVSGIYPLSEEKGLPISCGIASGLPSIESDVGKIKQILVNLLSNAVKFTSNGEITIRARMQADGTGVEIAVQDTGIGIRPEHLPRIFDTFHQVDGAATREFGGVGLGLAIVKELLSLLEGGIRVESDPGKGSTFTFTLPIRLSRK
- a CDS encoding carboxypeptidase M32; protein product: MAHSHRPRIVFSEEIGYNGKKRLEGAAVKGVKDLKPLIEYLQDIQHLSSAISLLHWDQETYMPPGAGGARAEQLSALGGLAHDKSVGPEMQRILSQWVDLESGAIKGNEETWDEAARALLRESWRDYHKATKLPSEFVRRFGKAASISEQVWVEARKKSDFSRFAPHLKTMIALKKEEADYLGYQRSPYDALLDAYEPGMTVAQLVPLFASLRAKLVPLLEQIVHSPIQPNGDFLHRSYPPEKQLAFGQKVLEAMGYDFNCGRQDISAHPFTTSFHPTDVRITTRVDEGDLLSSLFSSIHEGGHALYDQGLNPDLYGTPLGEARSLGIHESQSRLWENGIGRSKALWRHFYPILQKTFPEGLEGVDLERFYAAINRVQPSLIRVEADELTYNLHIIIRFEIERALIEENLPVEALPALWNEKMRLYLGLTPPSDAQGVLQDIHWSGGAFGYFPTYTLGNLYAIQFLNQAKKEIPDLEGESARGNLLPLKQWLNEKIHRWGKQYASDELILRITGETLNPDYFVQYLKEKFTPIYRLA